From Crateriforma spongiae, a single genomic window includes:
- a CDS encoding DsrE family protein yields MRPMNFPTTAVRLALGLLVTALFCVDVAAQNGRGPGFGRGGGRGPGFGMGRGFRGGAGGGEQAAGPHAHDDRHDADHEVFQFLLSHHDKIRRTVTETDDGVITVTESDDPEIAAKIQEHVHWMKIRVDEIQPIRMRDPLFAELFRNADKIKMQHEDTEKGVRVIETSDDPAVASLIKAHADVVSGFVANGFAEAMRNHAVPADVKEPNSTQQPMSDSPVGTPLGTPLIPAGKPVFHLPDAAQQPRSDSKLLIDVTQSSPADQTHDALETIAKYVNLYHAGGKDQQSPEMAVVLHGGATFIALNDDAYASRFGTKGNPNALRLRQLHQAGVEFYVCGQSLLHGNARPDDLVVFAQTAVSALTSLVNLQSDGFVCIELK; encoded by the coding sequence ACCACCGCCGTTCGACTGGCTTTGGGACTGTTGGTTACGGCATTGTTCTGTGTGGATGTGGCCGCGCAAAACGGTCGCGGCCCAGGATTCGGACGCGGCGGTGGTCGTGGACCGGGATTCGGGATGGGGCGTGGATTTCGCGGTGGCGCGGGCGGTGGTGAACAAGCCGCCGGCCCACACGCCCATGACGATCGTCACGATGCCGATCACGAAGTGTTTCAGTTCTTGCTGAGTCACCACGACAAAATTCGTCGCACGGTGACCGAAACCGATGACGGCGTGATCACGGTCACCGAATCGGATGATCCCGAGATCGCGGCAAAGATTCAGGAACACGTCCATTGGATGAAGATTCGCGTCGACGAGATTCAGCCCATTCGGATGCGGGATCCTTTGTTTGCGGAACTGTTTCGGAACGCCGACAAAATCAAAATGCAGCACGAGGATACCGAGAAAGGTGTTCGTGTGATCGAAACTTCGGACGATCCGGCCGTCGCGTCTTTGATCAAAGCGCACGCCGACGTGGTTTCGGGATTTGTTGCGAACGGGTTTGCCGAAGCGATGAGGAACCATGCGGTCCCCGCCGACGTGAAAGAGCCGAATTCGACGCAGCAGCCGATGTCCGATTCACCTGTCGGCACGCCGCTGGGCACGCCGCTGATTCCGGCCGGAAAGCCAGTGTTCCACTTGCCTGATGCGGCCCAGCAACCTCGCAGCGATAGCAAGCTATTGATCGACGTGACGCAAAGTAGCCCGGCTGACCAGACACACGATGCATTGGAGACGATTGCCAAGTACGTCAACTTGTACCATGCCGGTGGCAAAGATCAGCAGAGCCCCGAAATGGCGGTCGTGCTGCACGGCGGTGCCACCTTCATCGCACTGAACGATGATGCGTACGCGTCTCGTTTTGGCACCAAGGGCAACCCGAATGCATTACGATTGCGACAGTTGCATCAAGCCGGCGTGGAGTTCTATGTGTGTGGTCAATCACTGTTGCATGGCAACGCACGCCCCGACGATTTGGTCGTCTTCGCGCAAACCGCGGTTTCTGCGCTGACCAGCCTCGTCAATCTGCAAAGCGATGGCTTTGTTTGCATTGAGTTGAAATAG